The Xyrauchen texanus isolate HMW12.3.18 chromosome 33, RBS_HiC_50CHRs, whole genome shotgun sequence region TTATGTCCTTGTTTTAATGGCAAAATGTCTCATCTGTgataattgttttgcttttttttttttttaaaggaatggcTAGATGTGAAGTCCACCAATTATGTTAGAGCCACAGTAGTAGGAATGCCCACTGGCgacttcacagtacagagactagcaGCATCAATCGATAAAGACGCTGCATGTGTGTATGGGGttttaaatgggtcatgacatgcctttttctattattttaaaatgttccttaatgttcacttataatattagtaaagttttttgcacacaaaaaaaacgtaatacatgataattttccaccctcattctgacccctCTGTCAGACAGACTTGGTTTTGGTgcagcttctcctttaagacagtaaaaaaagatttaattctgttcttggctgacctGGGcggtgtttcccaaaagcatcataagcctatGTAGATCGTAgcaaccattggcgccaatgttctctacgatcaactttagcttgcaatgcttttgggaaacgcagccctgttCTTTCTTCTTGCCATCttactgctcaccactactgggtggACTATGGCTGTaattaaaggtaaagtaggctGAAAcagataaaggatgggcaaggaggaggcgggaactggctgaacagtaacaaaatttaataagaaactcaacataaaacaaacagacacacatgcaatgcaaCAGCGTGCGTCTTTCTCGAACGCCCTCTTCCTCACCATATAGGCATTGAAGTGTTGTTGTGAaagcggtcagatgcaaatatctACCACGGTGTGACATCACCATGTGGAGAAAGTAGGGAATGAGTTGTTTAGACAGCTTGGTTTCAAAAGTCTTTTTGCAGtgtgtagctttttttttttgagttctgaaacttacagtatgtttttatagtacaataacCTCTTAAATGTCAAAAGATTAAGGAAAATTTTGACTCTTCgtgtcatggcccctttaaataaaataaaagttaaaggtgaattgtgtaatttctgcatcactagcATAAACTAATGgaactgcaaaaaataataatctgctGTTGGTTAAACATATAGCCCCGCCCCAAATACACGCCATTAGTTAATAAGTCACCGTTGCTATATCAGGCTGGTCGGGATGCCTGGCAACGTTTTTATCGCACCAAATCGTTTACACATTCTGAGGAATTGATCTACTCACTGCATAATTAGTTGGAATAAgaaaaagtaacatttaaaaaattgcactcatcacctgtaactggttttaaatgctgtttaagtGTTGAATCATGTGACAATCAAAAGACACATCGATCATGTCAGTCTACTTTTGTTTTCTGTAGGAACTTTGAGCTGCCATGGCTTGATGAAAAAAGTCGGTGTCGTGTTGAAAATCCGAAAAAAACTCCCCATCGAACCTGTCGGAAATGAGTGACAGATTTTGAGCTTGTTACAAAGTTGAAAGCTACATGGAGGAGCAAAGCAGGGTTTGATCATTCAGGTGACGGAATATTTGCCCAACATTATGGTTTAGTGTTGGGCCACAATCTGCTGGCAAGAATGAAATGGCAGCATTACAGCTATGTTATCATTCTACGTTGCCATGATGATAAAGCACCACCTGCCCCGTGAACTGCTATTTTAGGCCACATCCTCACTAAATCGTTTTCAGTTTCTTGATGTCATAATTTTTCAAAGTATGCAGATATGGAGAGAGTTTTCGTtggaggaaaacaccattctAGTGTGTATAACAGCTTGCGTAagcgtagcaaaatcaatgcgtttttcatttgaaaatgtatgagtgtggacgtggccttttGCACACAATCGGTGTGTGGTCTTTACTGATTTAGGCTAATCCTTTACCTTTAGTTCTGTTCTGTGAGTTTTCACTGAGGCGAAGTGATATTGATTGTGCAGGCTCTgctacaaatgaagatttaatgTGCACTAAACTGTGGTTATGGAGTATTGATCCACATTTGCATGTAATGCCTAAGTATATTTGTGTTGAGAATGGCTTTAAagagttgttttgtttttaaaattgtaattatgcACGAATGTCTTGATGAAACCTAAAACAAATCCTAAAAAacttacatactgtatttttgtaaacaTAGCATAGCTATTTAGAAATTGCCAGGATAAGGTGTTTGCTGGAGATCTGTATATCTCTGAAGCAGTTCAGCACCTTGTAGGTTTAAGGACAATTAAGGaccctttgttatttttttggaTCTTTTAGTTGGTCTTTTGCTGTTATTTTTGATGTACCACAACCTccttattgaaaatgtttttgttacacATCTATTTTCCTTAAGTCCCATCCATGCCCAAAAGTGTTGCTAGTCTTTATTCATTTTGGATAAACTGTGTGCCTAATAGGATTATTTTAAGGGCATttgtgttatatatatttttatagataTTCCTGTTCAAATTgtgaagtttttttgttttattttttcatattattgTGTTGATCTTGTTAGCGCAACATATATCAACAGTTTTTTCCTCCTTTCCCCCCTGAATGTGTACAACTGGACCTCTGTAAATAGCTTTAATATCACACCAGCTGTAAATAAGGaaaatgttgctgttatttttttatttaatgtcagaATGTTGTATGTCCAGTATAGATGATATATTGATAgcatttacaaaattaaaaaaaaaaaaaactcaatcagAATTTTAAAGTTTTCTATGTCCATGTTTGTTCTGTGTAGTACTTCTGTTTTCTGCAAATCACTTAATTTAGCATTTGTCCTTATAGTGGTGAGGAATCAATCATTAGTGCAGGATTATGAAATCAGACCTTGTACAATAACACATTCAAAGACTTTAACCATAATGTTTTATGCATATATAATTTCTTAAAACAGTTTTTCTAAAGTTAaagacataaaaatatataaatattaacatttatagAGTAGATTACCATATGATTGTAAAAATGCAGACAGGGTTTAGATGTTATTCAATAATTGAATCtgacaaatgtatttaatgtcaGAATACGTTGTAAAATGAATCAAACTGTCCTTGTCCACTTATTGTCTACTCTTGATACAGATCTCACAAGTGCAGTTCTATGAACTGAAGGATGAACAATTTCATGATGTGTAATGACAATTTGTGGGGAGAAAAAATTTCCTTGTCacaaaaataatgcaaacaaTCTTTGTGCAAATCTTGATGCAAAAtatcatttcttatttttttcttttaattttggggtaaaatgtaaTAGGCATTTCTTTGCAAGATTCACATAATTACTGCACAATCTGATTGCCATTGTAAAACAAACACCAAATGTAAAATATCAGTCAATTCACTTtatggtaaatgtaaaaaatgtttattgaaccaaaaaatgctaaataaggaaTATTTTTTCAAGATATCTTTTGAAATCTTTTTGATTGACCATGAGAAATACATTTACTATTTTTCTACTTTCAATAattagattaataaaaaaaaagcttttttattaaatgacaaaAGTTATTGTGAGATTTTGTCTCAaacaaagttaaagggatagtttgcccacaaatgagaattctctcatcatttactcagcctcatgccatcccagatgcgtacgacttactttcttctgcaagaacacaaagatttttacaagaatatttcagctctgtaggtgcatacgaggcagtataaaagtaatccataagactccagtggttaaatccatatgttcagaaatGTGAGGTGTaagagtgtgggtgagaaacagatcaatatttatatacttataaatattactataaattctcctccttgcctaGTATGTAgggatatgcacgaagaatgtgaattggaGAGTATTGTTAAATaggaaataaatattgatctgtttctcacccacacctatcatattgcttttaaagatatggatttaaccactggagtagtatggattacatttataatgCCTCTATATGCTTTTTGAACATACAAcgttcttgtcaccattcacttgcattgtatggacctacagaactgagatattcttctaaaatctttatttgttttctgcagaagaaagtaagttatacacatctgggatgacaagagggtgagtaaatgatgagattttcacttgaactatctctttaatcttCTATGAAGATCAATAAATGAATGAACAGGCCAGTGTTTCGGGACCAGAGATTCAATCACTTTGAGAAATAAATATAAACCACCACATTTATTATACAAGGGCATGTACCACTGAAATATCAAGATGAAAATATCATTAGCAGAGTTTATGATAGTATAATTGCACAGGTATTTCAAAGAGGGTACTCGGATGTACCCATATAtggagagaatgttttttttttttacactatttatATAAAAGGAAAGTATCACAATCCACATTTATTAGACTTCAAGAGGTATGTGATTAAAACTggtttaagtaattaaatatttagtGTTAGTTTTGGAACCTTGTTTTCTTGGGCTTGAGTTGATCAAAATATATCACCTTTAGAAAGGATTTGTCTGAACAGAAGTTTTGAAAGCAGTCTGATGCATTGCATCTTCATTGGGGTACCTTGTTTGGCAGGATAACATTTAGACAGCACATGGGACGCAAAAAGGCGTCTAAgataagaaaaaacaaaaacactgcacCCAAATACTCCAATGTACCTCCCTCTTTTCTTTTGCTCTTTGCAAGTGAGCTTTCCATAAACATTTATGATTCAAAACCTTTACTAAAAGTTTTCAATTTCAGTCTTTCCTGAGGTTATTCAGCCTCTCCTCCAGGTCAGCATCAGCATCTGCCAGCGTAGGCTGTGGTTCAGCTTTCTTCCCAGCTGCAACTGAGAGACTTCCTCCAGTAGAAGGCAGGTCTGTTTAAATTATAGACAAAGGCAATATGTGAACATCTTAAGAATCATATCAATCATGTATGACATACtcaatgttatttatatatatatatatatatttccttacTTGAAAGTTCATCAGACAGTGTCAGACCCAGCTCATCCAGAACTTGAGAAACCACAGCATCACTAAATTCAAAGCaagaaaagagtgtgtgtgtcaggagACAGCTGTTTGATTGGGAACCCTGCTACATACctctcttttcaaggcacaattttccattgtgccatgactggaaaacaacattgcaaaattccaggtttttcaGGATGCGTGGGAACCCTGCTGTAGACATATCTGTTTATGAGCTCTAAAAAAAACTCTCACCTCtcctcttcatcatcttcatctcccATTGCATCATCAATTGCGTCATTCATCATCTCTTCCTTCATGTCCATTATTTCACTTTGGCGCTCAAACTCCATCATGATCTTTTGAATCTGTGGCAACTTCAGCTGTATGGACATGAACAGGCATTCATATCAACAATAACATGTCAAAACCAGTGCTCTGTTTTCTAttgacaagaagaaaaaaaagcttgAAACACACTATAGCAGATATACCTGTCTGTTCATGGTGGCCATAGCTTTGGTGACTCCTTTCATGGCCTGTGCCATGCTGTTGTTTGATTTGAGGGTTTGGATTTTAAGGCTGACAGCTTGAATATTGGCTCTCATCATGATGAATTTCTTAACGTATCGTCTTGTGCGAACCAAGTCCTTAGCCATAATCTTAACAGCATCCTGTCACAGAAAGAATATTATTTACACTCAAGCAATACTTCATTAtgacctacagttgaagtcagcagTTTACAGGTGGAAGCCATTAAAACCCATTTTTTAAACATTCCActgattttatattagcaaactatagttttggcaattaatttaggacatctactgtccaccaattgtttacagacagattgtttaacttttaattgactatatcacatttacacaacactcagttaactgtgcctttaagcagcttggaaaattccacaaaatgatgtcaagcctttagacaattagcttctgataggaggtgtactgaattggaggtgtacccgtgtatgtattttaaggcatttTGAAGGATGCCCAcaaaatgttctattggattgaggtcaaggctttgtgatggctactccaataccttgactttgttttccttcagccattttgccacaactttagaggtatgcttgtggtcccCAGACCcattgcgaccgagctttaacttcctggctgatgtcttgagatgttgcttcaaaatatccaaataattttccttccttatgatgccatcttttttgtgaagtgcactagtacatcctgcagcaaagcactcccacaacacGCGtaacggttgggatggtgttctttggtttgcaagcctcaccctttttcctccaaacataaagatggtcaatatggccaaacagttacattttagttctcttacgagaggttctctcgtattgcgtaagctagcttacgctacgggaaagattcatcttttctgagatattgaagccaaaaaattatccttaatttttgtatccattgtcaacgcagtgcggcagctgcagaccttgagcgggctatctagcgagctcataggttgctctgcggcaactgctgcagcctatagacgagcttgggcgaactcgcatccaatgagaggcgtccgcgcgctcactgcatcaaagcccgccaaaatgggcgtgacttgagtgcatataagcgtagttcagtaggctggaaccctgattttcatctcttcagcgaagctcttcgcatcactgaactggaagccgcgtcgccgttcgaggggcatcaagcaagcgtggacagcgctcgaagaagccggccgtcttcgccaccttcagccgtcctgcgagctacgccatccggcgacgtatacttttaaaagcaagctagttcttaagaacttcacaaaagagtacgagcgtctttttaagatgcctcgctccacttgcgcctcatgcgcgctcctctcagcaccggagaccgccacatcatctgcgctctctgcctgggactggggcatgcagagctcgcccacgcccaaggcggatgcgatctctgcgaggagctgccgatgtcgaccctgcgggctcgactcgaagcgctcaggaccgaagccgccgcgccgctttctattcagccgcgcagaaaaaagcaccgctctcaaaggctgccggaaacaatggtagaagcgattgcctcgccggagcccatccctcgagcatcgccttcaccctccccgcccacccgggacgcgcagttgccgccaagCGGCTgttctgctgccatctcggacaaagaagcggaggataagggctgttccatcatggcttcggacagcgaggagtggtcaggctcacacgcctcctcctcggcccaggaatccagcaggacccgcgccggagtcgaaggggaactaacacgcctcctcacacaggccgtcgaccgcctcgggctcgagtggtcaccgccccttgagcaggcacccaacagacttgacggctgctttctacagagccacCGCCGcacagcacccgctacccgggccgctcccttcctgccggaactccacgccgagctttccaaatcatggaacgcgcctttctcggccagggtccgatcccacgtctccacctctcttgcttcggtggacggcgccactgagaagggctacgcgtCCATCCCTcagcctattccgccgccggccaagctgcatctgctctgcactctatggccgtcctacagatcctccaagcggaccttctgtgggagtgggatgaggaaagtaggcatccagaggcggttgcagacatacggagtgctacggacctcgccctccacgctaccaaagctgcagcccaagctatagggaagtgcatggccgcgctgactgtgaccgagagacatctgtggttaacgctagccgacatgggagaagcagagcgctctacgttcctcaacgcaccgctccctccatccggtctcttcggctccgcggtgagtggtatcattgaccggttttcagaggtacaaaaagccacacaagccatgaatctctttctgcctcgtcgcgctagctcctctgcaggccgctcacgtgatcagcctcctgcacgagcctcttcacagcgcccagctcaacaatctcagacttctcagcgtcaacagggcggccgccctcaatcagcgctcagacagccgccgcagaccgccgccccagcgggcctcgatttaaggtaacgctgaaaccagagcaaccgaagtcttcctaactttgttgaacaagcgacggctcagtccgccgcggcggaccaccgtcaaagctttgcccctgtcagtccccttctctcaggctactacagtggtgaatttagcagccaacaagccggtgacactgcccgcttgcctgcactcaaacgccgttttcacggcgacccaaataaatcttgtaaagagcaaacatgtcttatgtgtagaaaatgtgcccacaacccagtgttagcccctacacacaagcataacacatcccgtgcccctatcagagcacactctcataaagcgattactgaaccgctcgagcctcagagtcaatgaaggcccacaaatgcgtctggcgcccattctctggccgctctgtcacacgaccagccctatgtgtagaaaatgtgcccacaatccagtgttcacctctacacacaagcactgcatgtctcgtgtccccaccagagcacgctcacataaagcgattactgaaccgctcgagcgctagtgtcaataaatgcgcccacaaatacgtcgtgcgcccattctctgcccgctctgttacacggccagcaaacattcctctgtgtgtaagtcccgtgcccatgactatgcttgcgcatcacgtaacagatgtgactctttccccattcattccaatcggaagtcactcacaaaacagcctgttcatgctgtctgcgagcaatcatgcatgaacacactaagcgcgctcacacattttgttcagctctgtgtgcggcaatcagagcgaattggccattcaccctctagcgttacgcttcaaagcgtgggaagctattccagggatatccaagtgggtgttaagcacaatacaacagggctatttgctacagttcgatcgccgccctcctcgcttcagagctggctcgaaaccactgtgaacacggaagcagcgtgcatgcttcgttcagaaatagcaagccttctgtgcaaaagggccatagagaaagtgccaccctctctgagcgagtcggggctttacagccgttattttcttgttcccaagaaagacggcggcctcagacccatattagatctcagggttttgaacaaggtgcttgcaaaagaccgttcaaaatgcttacaatcaggaaactcctcgcgcatgtgcgccagagggactggtttatttctctcgatctgaaagatgcatactttcagattcagataaatcccgtcacaggccattcttgagattcgccttcgacggccaggtttatcaatacactgtcctcccgttcggcctgtccttagcaccccgtactttcacaaagtgcatggatgcggtgctcgcacccctgtggagtcagggtttgcgaattttgaactatttggacgactggctgattatggcacagtcacatatggagcttctgtctcacagagcagttctcctcagccatctgaacagtttgggtcttgcagtcaattggaccaagagctcactacagcccagtcagacaatttccttccttggaatagaactagactccgtggcaatgacggctcgcttatctacacagctgcgccgtgttcagcgactagccgtatcttttcagatgaacagcctcacgcctctgaagaaattccagagagtgctaggttacatggcctcagccgcagcagtacttcagctgggtttactgcacatgcgcccgcttcagcattggctaaacacccgcgcgtctcgccgggcttgggccacaggccgccagcccatcaaggtgactcagacctgtatatcagctctgcagccctggacagtggccgaatggtatcagcggggagtgacaatgggagctgtatctcgccgaaaagtcatctcgacagacgtgtccaacacgggttggggcgcggtctgcgagggctctccggtccATAGTGAtgctatggtcagttcaggaaaagctccttcacataaattgtctggaaatgatagcggtcgagtacgcgctcgtgcgctttctcccggtcattcagggtcaccacgtcctggtccgttcggacaacagatctgtggtatcctacctaaaccgtcagggcggtgtcagatccaggaacctcttccatctgacgaaacgcatactgagttggtcccagtgccacctgcgctcgctgagggcgacgtacgtg contains the following coding sequences:
- the LOC127626944 gene encoding charged multivesicular body protein 2a, which codes for MEFLFGKRKTPEEMLRQNQRALNRAMRDLDRERQRMEQQEKKIIADIKKMAKQGQMDAVKIMAKDLVRTRRYVKKFIMMRANIQAVSLKIQTLKSNNSMAQAMKGVTKAMATMNRQLKLPQIQKIMMEFERQSEIMDMKEEMMNDAIDDAMGDEDDEEESDAVVSQVLDELGLTLSDELSNLPSTGGSLSVAAGKKAEPQPTLADADADLEERLNNLRKD